The Allocatelliglobosispora scoriae genome contains a region encoding:
- a CDS encoding CsbD family protein: MSIADKIENAAEDVKGKVKEWVGDKTDNESMQAEGIADQAGAHVSQAGEHLSDAGHDAKDAFTDAKDAVTGREPERTGYNQV, encoded by the coding sequence ATGTCTATCGCTGACAAGATCGAGAACGCTGCCGAAGACGTCAAGGGCAAGGTCAAGGAGTGGGTCGGCGACAAGACCGACAACGAGAGCATGCAGGCCGAGGGCATCGCCGACCAGGCGGGCGCCCACGTCTCGCAGGCCGGCGAGCACCTCTCCGACGCGGGCCACGATGCGAAGGACGCGTTCACGGACGCCAAGGACGCGGTCACCGGCCGCGAGCCCGAGCGCACCGGGTACAACCAGGTCTAG
- a CDS encoding hemerythrin domain-containing protein: protein MDAIVLLKEDHKTVNALFKEFEKGKESATPAAKRKIVDKIITELTTHAFIEETIFYPAARAGAPDTTDHILESVEEHHVVAWLLSELQNLDPKEETYDAKVTVLIENVRHHVEEEEKEWFPEVRKALGRNRLLELGEQMAAAKAKAPSNPLKLSSAKA from the coding sequence ATGGACGCCATCGTGTTGCTGAAGGAAGACCACAAGACCGTCAACGCGCTCTTCAAGGAGTTCGAGAAGGGCAAGGAGTCCGCGACGCCCGCTGCGAAGCGCAAGATCGTCGACAAGATCATCACGGAGCTCACCACCCACGCCTTCATCGAGGAGACGATCTTCTACCCGGCCGCGCGGGCGGGCGCGCCCGACACCACCGACCACATCCTGGAGAGCGTCGAGGAGCACCACGTCGTCGCGTGGCTCCTGTCGGAGCTGCAGAACCTCGACCCCAAGGAGGAGACCTACGACGCGAAGGTGACGGTCCTCATCGAGAACGTGCGCCACCACGTCGAGGAGGAGGAGAAGGAGTGGTTCCCCGAGGTGCGCAAGGCACTCGGCCGCAACCGGCTCCTGGAGCTCGGCGAGCAGATGGCGGCGGCGAAGGCCAAGGCGCCCTCGAATCCGCTCAAGCTCAGCTCCGCCAAGGCGTAA
- a CDS encoding alpha/beta fold hydrolase, with amino-acid sequence MFDDFTLETVPVGEVRLRVRHGGQGPPLLLLHGHPRTHMTWHHVADLLSDSFTVVCPDLRGYGLSSKPAETPGHGAYSKRAMAGDVVELMRMLGHDRFAVAGHDRGAYVAQRLALDHPAAVSRLVVLDGVPIGEALARSDARFASTWWHWFFLGQTEKPAEPLICADPLAWYQISDKHMGAAAYADLAAVLTNPETVHAMCEDYRAGLTVDRRADDADQAAGRRIACPVLFCYAAGDGHTTGEMVALYGDPGAIWRDWADDVRVATIDSGHHMAEEAPEQLASTLREFLLPTPAGM; translated from the coding sequence ATGTTCGACGATTTCACGCTGGAGACGGTCCCGGTGGGCGAGGTACGGCTACGGGTCCGCCACGGTGGCCAGGGGCCGCCGCTGCTGCTCCTGCACGGCCACCCGCGTACCCATATGACCTGGCATCACGTCGCCGACCTGCTCTCGGACTCCTTCACGGTGGTCTGCCCGGATCTGCGCGGCTACGGCCTGTCCAGCAAACCCGCCGAGACACCCGGGCACGGGGCCTACAGCAAGCGGGCGATGGCGGGCGATGTCGTGGAGCTCATGCGGATGCTCGGGCACGACCGGTTCGCCGTGGCGGGACACGATCGCGGTGCCTACGTCGCCCAGCGGCTCGCCCTCGATCATCCGGCGGCGGTGTCGCGGCTGGTGGTGCTGGACGGCGTACCCATCGGCGAAGCCCTGGCCCGCAGCGATGCGCGCTTCGCGAGCACCTGGTGGCACTGGTTCTTCCTGGGACAGACCGAGAAGCCGGCCGAGCCGCTCATCTGCGCGGACCCGCTGGCCTGGTACCAGATCTCCGACAAGCACATGGGCGCCGCCGCCTACGCCGACCTGGCCGCGGTGCTCACCAACCCGGAGACCGTGCACGCCATGTGCGAGGACTACCGGGCCGGGCTGACCGTGGACCGCCGCGCCGATGACGCCGACCAGGCCGCCGGGCGCAGGATCGCCTGCCCGGTGCTCTTCTGTTACGCCGCCGGGGACGGGCACACCACCGGCGAGATGGTGGCGCTCTACGGCGATCCGGGTGCGATCTGGCGCGACTGGGCCGACGACGTGCGCGTGGCGACGATCGACTCCGGCCACCACATGGCCGAGGAGGCGCCCGAGCAGCTCGCCTCGACGCTGCGGGAGTTCCTCCTCCCGACGCCCGCCGGAATGTGA
- a CDS encoding ion transporter — MSQSRGVVGFCARVAEEKWFHGVSAGVILLNAVILGVETYPRAVAQFGGALHVVDSLCLAFFTLEVAIRLTACGRRPMEYFRSPWNVFDLLIVVSAMIPGVRENVTLLRLFRLARVLRVIRIFPTMRIIVHAVWRSIPGTTSLAVLGVILLYVYGMLAWMLFGAQLPEKYGSIGRATLSMFYLMLFDDLSGTISEGMALSRWTLLFFISFVLLGGFLMVNILLGVVLSSLDEARVIESEDDANHAAAAHAAAPAGASGASGAEPAQLGEPVSARIAALKHAIGELEAELHRGLPVPEPREGEGSHGRAGVGVG; from the coding sequence GTGTCGCAGTCGCGTGGTGTCGTGGGGTTCTGTGCCCGCGTCGCCGAGGAGAAGTGGTTTCACGGGGTCAGTGCCGGGGTGATCCTGCTCAACGCCGTCATCCTCGGCGTGGAGACCTATCCCCGCGCGGTGGCGCAGTTCGGCGGGGCGCTCCACGTGGTCGACTCGCTCTGCCTCGCCTTCTTCACGCTCGAGGTGGCGATCCGGCTCACCGCCTGCGGCCGCCGCCCGATGGAGTATTTCCGCAGCCCGTGGAACGTCTTCGACCTGCTCATCGTGGTCAGCGCCATGATCCCCGGCGTCCGGGAGAACGTCACCCTGCTGCGGCTGTTCCGGCTGGCCCGGGTCCTGCGGGTGATCCGGATCTTCCCGACGATGCGCATCATCGTGCACGCCGTCTGGCGCAGCATCCCCGGCACCACGAGCCTCGCCGTGCTCGGCGTCATCCTGCTCTACGTCTACGGCATGCTGGCGTGGATGCTCTTCGGCGCGCAGTTGCCGGAGAAGTACGGCTCGATCGGCCGGGCGACGCTGTCCATGTTCTACCTGATGCTCTTCGACGACCTCTCCGGGACGATCTCCGAGGGCATGGCCCTGTCGCGCTGGACGCTGCTCTTCTTCATCTCGTTCGTCCTGCTCGGCGGATTCCTGATGGTCAACATCCTGCTCGGGGTCGTGCTGAGCTCCCTCGACGAGGCGCGTGTCATCGAGTCCGAGGACGACGCCAACCACGCGGCGGCGGCGCACGCGGCGGCGCCCGCCGGCGCGTCGGGCGCATCGGGCGCGGAGCCCGCGCAGCTCGGCGAGCCGGTCTCGGCCAGGATCGCCGCGCTCAAGCACGCCATCGGTGAGCTGGAGGCGGAGCTGCACCGAGGGCTGCCGGTGCCCGAGCCGCGCGAGGGGGAGGGCTCCCACGGCCGGGCCGGCGTCGGAGTCGGCTGA
- a CDS encoding GNAT family N-acetyltransferase: MSIIIRRLAATDSPAELTSLLHAAYAGLAAQGFNYTAVDQGVEVTRGRLSSGDAFVAAEGSRLIGTILVLPLTADRPYYDRPETASISQFGVHPDCHGSGVGGALLAAAEDHAAGLGATQVILNTAEGAHALIGWYARRGYRVAGHLQHDGKVYRSVILAKDLPPASAG, encoded by the coding sequence ATGTCGATCATCATTCGACGGCTCGCCGCGACCGATTCACCGGCCGAGCTGACCTCGCTGCTGCACGCCGCCTACGCGGGGCTGGCGGCACAGGGCTTCAACTACACCGCCGTCGACCAGGGCGTCGAGGTGACCCGTGGGCGGCTGAGCAGCGGGGATGCGTTCGTCGCGGCCGAGGGCAGCCGGCTGATCGGGACGATCCTGGTCCTGCCGCTCACGGCGGACCGGCCCTACTACGACCGGCCGGAGACGGCGTCGATCAGCCAGTTCGGGGTCCACCCCGACTGTCACGGCAGCGGCGTCGGCGGGGCACTGCTCGCGGCCGCCGAGGACCACGCGGCCGGTCTCGGCGCGACCCAGGTCATCCTCAACACGGCCGAGGGTGCGCACGCCCTCATCGGCTGGTACGCCCGCCGCGGCTACCGCGTCGCCGGCCACCTGCAGCACGACGGCAAGGTCTACCGCAGCGTCATCCTCGCCAAGGACCTGCCGCCCGCCTCCGCCGGCTGA
- a CDS encoding low affinity iron permease family protein produces the protein MATPSPARAHMPSDVTAQPGFFDRFAERAAKFSAKPWFFALCVLLVAIWAPSYFVIGDLDTWQLIINTATTIITFLMVALLQNTQSRSEMAMQDKLNAIADGLADLMTALAEDKPGLHKDVTELKDAVGLEERESA, from the coding sequence ATGGCCACCCCCAGCCCCGCCCGGGCCCACATGCCCAGCGACGTCACCGCCCAGCCGGGGTTCTTCGACCGATTCGCCGAGCGTGCGGCGAAGTTCTCCGCCAAGCCGTGGTTCTTCGCGCTCTGCGTCCTGCTGGTCGCGATCTGGGCCCCGTCCTACTTCGTCATCGGCGATCTCGACACGTGGCAGCTCATCATCAACACCGCCACGACGATCATCACGTTCCTCATGGTGGCGCTGCTGCAGAACACGCAGAGCCGGTCGGAGATGGCGATGCAGGACAAGCTGAACGCCATCGCCGACGGACTCGCCGACCTGATGACGGCTCTGGCCGAGGACAAGCCCGGGCTGCACAAGGACGTGACCGAACTCAAGGACGCCGTCGGCCTCGAGGAGCGCGAAAGCGCCTGA
- a CDS encoding APC family permease, whose protein sequence is MAQRMANETALRRTLSTPKIVFLVVAAAAPMAAMVGTVPLAFAIGGGPAVPAAFAFAGLTLLCFSVGYAAMSRHIVNTGGFYTYMARGLGRPPAIAGGLVALIAYNAATIGLVGAFGYFAALIGSLHGLTLHWTVWAAIGTALMALLGYRQIEISARLLAILMICEVGILVLLDGAILGDLGGTALPSTSFDPDTFGVAGIGVALMFAFISFIGFESAAQYGEETRNPRRSVPLATYASVVIISVFYTATSWIAVGAVGPDQVSAVAGEQLGELFFGLSFTHLGETATTAMQVLLCTSLFAGVLALHNAANRYLYVLGRERVLPGGLGAVHPRHGSPSRASVVQTLLTVVVVGAFAVAGLDPYLNLSTSMVGLGTLGIVVLQAMAALSIIGFFRRHPERHWWRTVLAPLLGLAGLVVTIVLLVGNYSLISGTDSAIVNGLPWLIVAVAAGGIAYARWMRAARPQRYAELAAAQTPEGGARS, encoded by the coding sequence ATGGCACAACGTATGGCGAACGAGACGGCACTGCGCAGAACCCTGTCGACTCCGAAGATCGTGTTTCTGGTCGTCGCGGCGGCGGCACCGATGGCGGCGATGGTCGGCACGGTGCCGCTGGCCTTCGCGATCGGCGGCGGACCCGCCGTACCGGCCGCCTTCGCCTTCGCCGGGCTCACCCTGCTCTGCTTCTCGGTCGGTTACGCCGCGATGAGCCGCCACATCGTCAACACCGGCGGTTTCTACACCTACATGGCGCGCGGTCTCGGCCGTCCACCCGCGATCGCCGGCGGCCTCGTCGCCCTGATCGCCTACAACGCCGCCACGATCGGGCTCGTCGGCGCGTTCGGCTACTTCGCCGCGCTGATCGGCTCGCTGCACGGGCTGACCCTGCACTGGACGGTCTGGGCGGCGATCGGCACGGCGCTGATGGCGTTGCTCGGCTACCGGCAGATCGAGATCAGCGCGCGGCTGCTGGCGATCCTGATGATCTGCGAGGTCGGCATCCTGGTGCTGCTCGACGGCGCGATCCTCGGCGACCTCGGGGGCACGGCGCTGCCGAGCACCTCCTTCGACCCGGACACGTTCGGCGTCGCCGGGATCGGCGTGGCGCTGATGTTCGCCTTCATCTCGTTCATCGGCTTCGAATCCGCCGCCCAGTACGGCGAGGAGACCCGCAACCCCCGGCGCAGCGTGCCCCTCGCGACCTACGCCTCGGTCGTCATCATCTCGGTCTTCTACACCGCGACGAGCTGGATCGCCGTCGGTGCGGTCGGTCCGGACCAGGTCAGCGCCGTCGCCGGCGAGCAGCTCGGCGAGCTGTTCTTCGGCCTCAGCTTCACCCACCTCGGCGAGACCGCCACCACCGCGATGCAGGTGCTGCTCTGCACCAGCCTCTTCGCCGGTGTGCTGGCGCTGCACAACGCCGCCAACCGCTACCTCTACGTGTTGGGCCGCGAGCGGGTGCTGCCGGGCGGGCTCGGCGCCGTGCACCCGCGGCACGGTTCGCCGTCGCGGGCGAGCGTGGTGCAGACCCTGCTGACGGTGGTCGTCGTGGGAGCCTTCGCCGTCGCGGGGCTCGACCCCTACCTCAACCTCTCCACCAGCATGGTCGGTCTCGGCACGCTGGGAATCGTCGTCCTGCAGGCGATGGCGGCCCTGTCGATCATCGGGTTCTTCCGGCGCCACCCCGAGCGGCACTGGTGGCGGACTGTTCTCGCGCCCCTGCTCGGCCTCGCCGGTCTCGTCGTCACCATCGTGCTGCTGGTGGGGAACTACTCGCTCATCTCCGGCACCGACTCGGCCATCGTCAACGGACTGCCGTGGCTGATCGTGGCGGTGGCCGCCGGGGGCATCGCCTACGCCCGGTGGATGCGGGCGGCCCGGCCGCAGCGGTACGCCGAGTTGGCGGCGGCCCAGACGCCCGAGGGCGGCGCGCGTTCCTGA
- a CDS encoding M4 family metallopeptidase has product MAATTALVFTPAAAAPATPEAARAMAAQSADALVASRPSYLHAGADEQFIQRAVISSEGMQYVPYERTYRGLPVVGGDFVLVADGNGQVKYNSVAMEQSIGTISMLPKVTQKAAEKTAASLLKTVGTVEPSKLVVFALETTPRLAWETTVNGTGAEGVSRLTVHIDAATGAVLKTRERVMHGTGTAAYSGPNPLTLATTLSGSTYSMKDPVTTSLSCQDAATNTTFSGSDDAWGNGVATNKETGCVDALYAAQTEIKMLSSWLGRNGFNGTGGGWPIRVGLNDQNAYYDGTQVQIGKNTAGAWISSMDVVGHELGHGIDDTTPGGISGGNTQEFVADTFGAMTEGYANQPSAYDPRDYQVGEEINLVGSGPIRYMYNPSLAGDDNCYSSSIPGEEVHAAAGPGNHWFYLLAEGSAPTNGQPASSTCNSTSITGVGIQTAAKVMYNAMLMKTSSSSYLKYRTWTLTAAKNLTPGDCALFNTVKAAWNAVSVPAQTADPTCTGGTSPSPSASASSSPPPTGGCSGQKLLNPGFESGAVSWTQSAGVIDNTSGEAPRTGSWKAWLDGYGSTHTDNLSQSVTIPAGCAASLTFYLHIDTAETTTTTAYDKLTVYVGSTAVKTFSNLNKNTGYALQTVPLSAYAGSTITLKFTGVEDASLQTSFVIDDTAVTLS; this is encoded by the coding sequence ATGGCGGCAACCACCGCCTTGGTGTTCACACCCGCCGCCGCAGCTCCGGCAACCCCGGAAGCGGCTCGCGCGATGGCAGCCCAGTCGGCCGACGCGCTCGTCGCCAGCCGACCGTCCTACCTGCACGCGGGCGCGGATGAGCAGTTCATCCAGCGCGCCGTCATCTCGTCGGAGGGCATGCAGTACGTCCCCTACGAGCGGACCTACCGCGGCCTGCCCGTCGTCGGCGGCGACTTCGTCCTGGTGGCCGACGGCAACGGCCAGGTCAAGTACAACTCCGTCGCGATGGAGCAGTCGATCGGCACCATCTCGATGCTGCCGAAGGTGACCCAGAAGGCCGCCGAGAAGACCGCCGCCTCGCTGCTCAAGACCGTCGGCACCGTCGAGCCCTCCAAGCTCGTCGTCTTCGCCCTGGAGACGACGCCCCGGCTCGCCTGGGAGACCACGGTCAACGGCACCGGCGCCGAGGGCGTCAGCCGCCTCACCGTCCACATCGACGCCGCCACCGGCGCGGTGCTCAAGACCCGCGAGCGGGTCATGCACGGCACCGGCACCGCGGCCTACAGCGGCCCCAACCCGCTGACGCTCGCCACGACGCTGTCCGGTTCGACCTACTCCATGAAGGACCCGGTCACCACGAGCCTCAGCTGCCAGGACGCCGCCACGAACACCACGTTCAGCGGCTCCGACGACGCGTGGGGCAACGGCGTCGCGACCAACAAGGAGACCGGCTGCGTCGACGCGCTCTACGCGGCGCAGACCGAGATCAAGATGCTGAGCTCCTGGCTGGGCCGCAACGGCTTCAACGGCACCGGCGGCGGCTGGCCGATCCGGGTCGGCCTCAACGACCAGAACGCCTACTACGACGGCACCCAGGTCCAGATCGGCAAGAACACCGCCGGTGCCTGGATCTCCTCCATGGACGTCGTGGGCCACGAGCTGGGCCACGGCATCGACGACACCACCCCCGGCGGCATCTCCGGCGGCAACACCCAGGAGTTCGTCGCCGACACGTTCGGCGCCATGACCGAGGGCTACGCCAACCAGCCGTCGGCCTACGACCCGCGCGACTACCAGGTCGGCGAGGAGATCAACCTCGTCGGCAGCGGCCCGATCCGCTACATGTACAACCCCTCGCTCGCCGGTGACGACAACTGCTACTCCAGCAGCATCCCCGGCGAGGAGGTCCACGCCGCGGCCGGACCGGGCAACCACTGGTTCTACCTGCTCGCCGAGGGCAGCGCCCCGACGAACGGCCAGCCCGCCAGCTCCACCTGCAACAGCACCAGCATCACCGGTGTCGGCATCCAGACCGCCGCCAAGGTCATGTACAACGCGATGCTGATGAAGACCTCGTCCAGTTCCTACCTGAAGTACCGCACCTGGACGCTGACCGCGGCGAAGAACCTCACGCCGGGCGACTGCGCCCTCTTCAACACGGTCAAGGCCGCCTGGAACGCCGTCAGCGTCCCGGCGCAGACCGCCGACCCGACGTGCACCGGCGGCACCTCGCCGTCGCCGTCCGCCAGCGCCTCGTCGAGCCCGCCGCCCACCGGCGGTTGCTCGGGCCAGAAGCTGCTCAACCCGGGCTTCGAGTCCGGCGCGGTGAGCTGGACCCAGTCGGCCGGCGTCATCGACAACACCTCCGGTGAGGCCCCCCGCACCGGTTCGTGGAAGGCGTGGCTCGACGGCTACGGCTCCACGCACACCGACAACCTGTCGCAATCGGTGACGATTCCGGCCGGGTGCGCGGCGTCGCTCACGTTCTACCTGCACATCGACACCGCTGAGACCACGACCACGACGGCGTACGACAAGCTCACCGTCTATGTCGGCAGCACCGCGGTGAAGACCTTCTCCAACCTCAACAAGAACACGGGCTACGCGCTGCAGACGGTTCCGCTGTCCGCCTACGCGGGGTCCACGATCACGCTGAAGTTCACCGGCGTCGAGGATGCGTCCCTGCAGACCTCGTTCGTCATCGACGACACCGCGGTCACCCTGAGCTAG
- a CDS encoding alpha/beta hydrolase family protein codes for MDITEVTWIGAAANGMIIARWRGADGQVEVDRPAARSFAQPESLVLRDGRPVVDGVVLQPVAAIPADFASVCGWYAGGGRELLVTQVPEPDFGEPMVLLSEGGRIVRAYPLDALHLLAEDGARVDLVVGGLRVHEGPTVTALTPSRRVAEREVSFVAAGTRLAGTVVVPAGDGPHPAAVLVHGAAGGQRDFNRLFAGPLLDAGVAVLIYDKAGHGTSTGDGDPSIFDQAEAASAALDLLASLPEVDASRIGLAGFSNGMWSVPIVAAERADVAFVTGIGAPGVSMAESEVHRRTKVLREAGVGPATNSVIAEAWRSVFRIVAAGTADDDVAARLDQALTEIAAAPDLDRYVVPDLVRENPMLSPIPPFTDAKQLVEMLGGDADPQVVHDPAADYARVACPVFLQYGSDDTSVPVEASARAVERVAPGATIRVYAGLEHMLEVLPTDTTGLTLEAAITGFHHFSFGTGPAAELTSWLRETLRRTPRS; via the coding sequence GTGGACATCACAGAGGTCACGTGGATCGGCGCTGCCGCCAACGGGATGATCATCGCGCGGTGGCGCGGTGCGGACGGACAGGTCGAGGTCGACAGGCCGGCCGCGCGCAGCTTCGCCCAACCCGAGTCGCTGGTGCTGCGCGACGGGCGGCCCGTGGTGGACGGGGTGGTCCTGCAACCGGTCGCGGCGATCCCCGCCGACTTCGCGTCGGTCTGCGGCTGGTACGCCGGTGGCGGCCGGGAACTGCTCGTCACGCAGGTTCCCGAGCCCGACTTCGGGGAGCCGATGGTGCTGCTGTCGGAGGGCGGGCGCATCGTTCGGGCGTACCCCCTGGATGCGCTGCACCTGCTCGCGGAGGATGGCGCCCGCGTGGATCTGGTCGTCGGCGGCCTGCGCGTGCATGAGGGGCCGACCGTGACGGCGCTGACGCCGTCGCGGCGCGTCGCCGAGCGGGAGGTGAGCTTCGTCGCGGCCGGGACCCGGCTCGCCGGGACCGTGGTCGTCCCCGCGGGCGACGGGCCGCACCCGGCGGCGGTGCTGGTGCACGGCGCGGCGGGCGGGCAGCGCGACTTCAACCGCCTCTTCGCCGGGCCGCTGCTCGACGCGGGTGTGGCGGTGCTCATCTACGACAAGGCCGGCCACGGCACGTCGACCGGGGACGGCGACCCGTCCATCTTCGACCAGGCGGAGGCGGCCTCGGCCGCGCTGGACCTGCTGGCGTCGCTGCCCGAGGTGGATGCGAGCCGGATCGGCCTGGCCGGCTTCAGCAACGGCATGTGGTCGGTGCCGATCGTCGCCGCCGAGCGGGCGGACGTGGCGTTCGTGACCGGAATCGGAGCACCCGGTGTCTCGATGGCCGAGTCGGAGGTGCACCGGCGGACGAAGGTGCTGCGCGAGGCGGGCGTCGGTCCCGCGACCAACTCGGTGATCGCCGAGGCGTGGCGCAGCGTCTTCCGGATCGTCGCCGCGGGCACCGCCGACGACGACGTGGCCGCGCGGCTCGATCAGGCGCTCACCGAGATCGCGGCCGCGCCCGACCTCGACCGGTACGTCGTGCCCGACCTGGTTCGGGAGAACCCGATGCTCTCGCCGATCCCGCCCTTCACCGACGCGAAGCAGCTGGTGGAGATGCTCGGCGGCGACGCCGACCCGCAGGTGGTCCACGACCCGGCCGCCGACTACGCGCGGGTGGCGTGCCCGGTCTTCCTCCAGTATGGATCGGACGACACGAGCGTCCCGGTGGAGGCGTCGGCTCGTGCGGTCGAGCGGGTCGCGCCGGGTGCGACGATCCGTGTCTATGCCGGGTTGGAGCACATGCTGGAGGTGCTGCCCACCGACACGACCGGCCTGACGCTGGAGGCGGCGATCACCGGCTTCCACCACTTCAGCTTCGGCACCGGACCGGCGGCCGAGCTCACCTCCTGGCTGCGCGAGACGCTCCGCCGGACGCCGCGGAGCTGA
- a CDS encoding site-2 protease family protein has translation MGTGSNDDNPLDRLAAEEDWSKRVRDAERDVARDRRKARVWRPVSQPRSARSGFAGRSSVGRPARTGGISPIFIALVVITAVSGVTLWLDLGPASASVFVFVLGGWLITLCLHEFSHALTAHRSGDDTVAGKGYLRLDPRKYGHPILTFVIPLVFLLLGGIPLPGGAVMIESHRLRNRFRDALVSAAGPAINIIAAVILLAAVSIGGPEAIYDVTEPHAPFWSALTFLAYLQVATAILNLLPVPGLDGYGIIEPYLPASARRIGNQIRPYGLIVVFVLLYLPVARDAFSSVSYWILDTGGAPINGDYYGYELFRFWSGWFK, from the coding sequence ATGGGCACGGGGAGTAACGACGACAATCCGCTGGACCGGCTCGCCGCCGAGGAGGACTGGAGCAAACGCGTCCGCGACGCCGAGCGCGACGTGGCGCGGGACCGCCGCAAGGCCCGGGTCTGGCGCCCGGTCTCGCAGCCGCGGTCGGCCCGGTCCGGTTTCGCCGGCCGGTCGAGCGTCGGCCGACCGGCCCGGACCGGCGGCATCTCACCGATCTTCATCGCGCTGGTCGTGATCACCGCTGTCAGCGGGGTGACGCTCTGGCTCGACCTCGGCCCGGCCTCCGCGTCGGTCTTCGTCTTCGTGCTCGGCGGCTGGCTCATCACCCTCTGCCTGCACGAGTTCTCGCATGCCCTGACCGCGCACCGCAGCGGCGACGACACGGTGGCGGGCAAGGGCTACCTGCGCCTGGACCCGCGCAAATACGGCCACCCGATCCTGACCTTCGTCATCCCGCTCGTGTTCCTCCTCCTGGGCGGCATCCCGCTGCCCGGCGGGGCCGTGATGATCGAGTCGCACCGCCTGCGCAACCGGTTCCGCGACGCGCTCGTCTCCGCCGCCGGACCGGCGATCAACATCATCGCCGCGGTGATCCTGCTCGCCGCGGTCTCGATCGGCGGACCCGAGGCGATCTACGACGTCACCGAGCCGCACGCGCCCTTCTGGTCCGCGCTCACGTTCCTCGCCTATCTCCAGGTGGCGACGGCGATCCTCAACCTGCTGCCCGTGCCCGGGCTCGACGGCTACGGGATCATCGAGCCCTACCTGCCGGCATCGGCGCGCCGCATCGGCAACCAGATCCGCCCCTACGGCCTGATCGTCGTCTTCGTGCTGCTCTACCTGCCGGTGGCGCGGGACGCCTTCAGCAGCGTGAGCTACTGGATCCTCGACACCGGTGGCGCGCCGATCAACGGCGACTACTACGGCTACGAGCTGTTCCGCTTCTGGTCGGGCTGGTTCAAGTAG